The following proteins are co-located in the Triticum aestivum cultivar Chinese Spring chromosome 1A, IWGSC CS RefSeq v2.1, whole genome shotgun sequence genome:
- the LOC123047703 gene encoding uncharacterized protein isoform X2 yields the protein MAFCKEESGGMTERRERWRGAGRGRGMKRRNSAASAPQGARSELPRSSRRHAFLPVAAELQGATSCNPAAAQALCPCARYPDGASSSISTTASATHEVERWWPHLLITTAAAMAPRAGIWPPAPSRIGAPPRGRGGLEGEGRRPRQERWWPLSTSCSTASTNPCPHPPPPVTAET from the exons ATGGCGTTTTGCAAGGAGGAGTCTGGGGGCATGACGGAGAGACGCGAGAGGTGGCGTGGAGCTGGGCGGGGACGTGGCATGAAGAGGAGGAACTCGGCGGCATCGGCGCCTCAGGGAGCTCGATCCGAGCTGCCGCGGAGCTCCAGGCGGCACGCCTTCCTTCCTGTTGCGGCGGAGCTCCAGGGAGCCACGTCGTGCAACCCCGCCGCCGCGCAAGCTCTATGTCCCTGCGCGCGGTACCCCGATGGCGCCTCCTCCTCGATCTCAACGACGGCATCGGCGACgcacgaggtggagaggtggtggCCGCACCTCCTCATCACAACAGCCGCCGCCATGGCTCCTCGTGCGGGTATCTGGCCGCCGGCGCCGTCCAGGATAGGAGCTCCTCCGCGGGGCCGTGGCGGGCTTGAGGGAGAGGGGCGCCGTCCGAGACAGGAGCGGTGGTGGCCACTGTCGACGAGTTGCTCCACGGCCTCCACCAACCCATGCCCGCACCCTCCTCCCCCTGTTACAGCTGA AACATGA
- the LOC123047703 gene encoding uncharacterized protein isoform X1, translating into MAFCKEESGGMTERRERWRGAGRGRGMKRRNSAASAPQGARSELPRSSRRHAFLPVAAELQGATSCNPAAAQALCPCARYPDGASSSISTTASATHEVERWWPHLLITTAAAMAPRAGIWPPAPSRIGAPPRGRGGLEGEGRRPRQERWWPLSTSCSTASTNPCPHPPPPVTAEWRVRCSVKQKARSSNFDD; encoded by the exons ATGGCGTTTTGCAAGGAGGAGTCTGGGGGCATGACGGAGAGACGCGAGAGGTGGCGTGGAGCTGGGCGGGGACGTGGCATGAAGAGGAGGAACTCGGCGGCATCGGCGCCTCAGGGAGCTCGATCCGAGCTGCCGCGGAGCTCCAGGCGGCACGCCTTCCTTCCTGTTGCGGCGGAGCTCCAGGGAGCCACGTCGTGCAACCCCGCCGCCGCGCAAGCTCTATGTCCCTGCGCGCGGTACCCCGATGGCGCCTCCTCCTCGATCTCAACGACGGCATCGGCGACgcacgaggtggagaggtggtggCCGCACCTCCTCATCACAACAGCCGCCGCCATGGCTCCTCGTGCGGGTATCTGGCCGCCGGCGCCGTCCAGGATAGGAGCTCCTCCGCGGGGCCGTGGCGGGCTTGAGGGAGAGGGGCGCCGTCCGAGACAGGAGCGGTGGTGGCCACTGTCGACGAGTTGCTCCACGGCCTCCACCAACCCATGCCCGCACCCTCCTCCCCCTGTTACAGCTGA GTGGCGAGTGAGGTGCTCGGTTAAGCAGAAGGCACGGTCATCGAATTTTGACGATTGA